GTCCTTGCCGCCATCGGAATAGCCGGGCAGGCCCGCACGTACCCAGTCCGGCCCCCACCATTGCTTGAATTCGAAGTTGTTGTAGTCGATGAAGCTGTGATAATCGCGCAGCGCGGCCTTGTCATGGCCGGGCCACAGCACGGGCACCTTGTATTCGGCCAGGGTGCGCAAGTCCGCATAGCCGGGGTGGTTCAGCACCACGTCGAACAGCACGCGGATGCCTTGCGCGTGCGCCGTGGCGATCATCTCGCGCAGCTCGTCGCGCGTGCCCATGTTGGCGTCCATCGTGGTGTAATCGAGTGCCCAGTAGCCGTGGTAGGCATAGTGCTGGAATTGCTGCTTGCCGCCCACCACCCAGCCGTGGATCTGTTCATACGGCGCCGTGATCCACAGCGCGTTGATGCCCAGTTCCTTGAAATAGCCGGCTTTGAGCTGCTGCGTGATGCCGGCGATGTCGCCGCCGTGAAAGCTGCCCACGTCGCCGCCTTGCGGGTCGGCCGCGCGGCCGTAACTGTGGTCGTTGCCGGGATTGCCGTTGGCGAAACGGTCCGTCACGGCAAAGTAGACGATGGGGTTCTCTGCAAAGCTGCCCGCCTGCGCCGGCAGGCAGACGAGCAAAGCGGCGAGGGCGGTCAGCACGGTCTTCATGTCAGCCCTTCACGCCGCCGGCCGTCAGGCCGGAGATCATCCATTTTTGCGCCAGCAGGAACACGGCCGTGATCGGCAAGCCGGACAAAATGGCCGCCGCGGCGAAGTCGCCCCACAGGTATTTTTGCTCGTACAGGAACAGTTTCGAGCCGACGGCCAGGGTCAGGTTGTTCTGCTCATGCAGCAGCACGGACGCGATCGGGTATTCGATGATGGCGCCGATGAAGGACAACAAAAACACCACCATCAGGATGGGCACCGTCATCGGCAGCAGCACGTAGACGAAGGCCTGCCACTGCGTGGCGCCGTCGACCTTGGCCGCTTCCTCGATCTCGACGGGGATGGTTTGATAATAGCCCTTGATGGTCCAGATATGCAGGGCGATGCCGCCCGTGTAGGCCAGTACCAGGCTGCCGTGGTGGTCGATGCCCAGCCACGGCACGTAGCTGCCCAGCACGTCGAAGATGGCGTAGATGGCCACCAGGGCCAGCACGGCGGGGAACATCTGCAGCAGCATCAGCGCGGACAGCGTCTGCGACTTGAAGCGGAATTGCATGCGCGCGAACGCATACGCGCAGGTGGTCGATAGCAGCACGGTGACGGTGGCGCTCATGCTGGCCACCTTGATGGAATTCCACAGCCACAGCAGCACGGGGAAGTCCGGCTCGACCAGGGCGCCGTTGGGCGCCTGGTAAGACATGCCCAGCGCCAATCGCCAGTGCTCGAAGCTGATCTCGGGCGGGATCAAACTGCCCGAGGCGAAGTTGCCTGGTCGCAAAGAAATCGACAGGATCATCAGGAAGGGGAACATCACCAGCGCGATCAGCGCGATCACGGCGACATGGGCCGCCAGGATGCGCCAGCGGTTGGAACGGTCGACAACGATAGCCATTACTGTCCTTTATGCTTTGTTCATGCGCGTCAGGCGCATGTTGACCAGCGAAATCGCGGCCAC
This window of the Janthinobacterium agaricidamnosum genome carries:
- the malG gene encoding maltose ABC transporter permease MalG; protein product: MAIVVDRSNRWRILAAHVAVIALIALVMFPFLMILSISLRPGNFASGSLIPPEISFEHWRLALGMSYQAPNGALVEPDFPVLLWLWNSIKVASMSATVTVLLSTTCAYAFARMQFRFKSQTLSALMLLQMFPAVLALVAIYAIFDVLGSYVPWLGIDHHGSLVLAYTGGIALHIWTIKGYYQTIPVEIEEAAKVDGATQWQAFVYVLLPMTVPILMVVFLLSFIGAIIEYPIASVLLHEQNNLTLAVGSKLFLYEQKYLWGDFAAAAILSGLPITAVFLLAQKWMISGLTAGGVKG